From Paenibacillus sp. FSL H8-0537:
GGAGCGGCTTGCTGCGAAGCTGGATGCACTTGGCCTGCCGGTTACGCTGGCGCAGCTCGGATTTGAAGAAAACGCACATAAAATCGCTTATGACATTGCGGGTAAAGTGCCGCTTGCTGGAGCGAAAGCTGCCGAGCTGCCATTCGCGGTTCATCCGGCGGCAATCGCTGAGGCGATTATTGCAGCGGACCAGCTGGGGCAGCGCATTAGAAGCAAGGCAGCTGCTGCTTCGCAATAAAGGGCATGCAATAAGGGGAAACCTTACACACGAGATCTAGAGAGGCGGAAACAACCGTGAAGAACAGAAAGAGACAATGGCTAGGCCTAAGCATAGCCATCATCTTAGCGAGCCTGCTCGCAGCATGCGGCAATACAGGGGGAACGACGAACACAGGAGCAGCATCGGCGAGCCCAGCTGCCGCTTCTCAAAGCAGCAGCCCGGCAGCGGAAGGCAGGCCGGATTTGAGCAAAGTCACGCTGAACATCGGTCAGACGGGCTGGGAAAATCTAAAGATCGGCTTCAAGGAAGCTGGACTCGATGATACGCCTTACAAAATCGAATTCAGCGTCTTCCAAGGCGGCAATTTGCAGCTGGAGGCCATGGCAGGCGGACATTTGGATGTCGCCTTGACGAGCGAAATCCCGCCCTTGTTTGCAGCACAGGCCGCAAACGGCGGCAATTTTAAAATTATTGCCATTCAAAAATCCAGCACGCTCCAGCAGGAGCTGCTTATTCCAAAAGGATCGACGGTGAAATCCGTAGCCGATTTGAAGGGTAAAAAGGTAGCTTACGTCAGCAGCACAACCGCGCATTATTTTCTGCTGAAAATGCTTGAAGAAGCGGGGCTTAGCTGGACGGACATTGAGCCTGTAGCGCTATCGACCTCCGATGGCCTCAGCGCATTGATCGGCGGCAGCGTGGATGCATTGGCGAGCTACGGCAATGCGATCATTTCGGGACGCCAAAATGGCGCTACGACGCTGGCGTCTGCCCAGAACATTTTATCCGGCAACTTCCCGATTGAAGCGAATCCGGCAGCGATTGAAGATCCGGGCAAGCATGCAGCGATTGCGGATTTCCTGAACAGGCTCAATCAGTACAATGAATGGATTCGTGCGAATCAGGAGAAATGGGCAGGCATTGTAGCTGAAAATACGAAGCAGCCTGTGGAGCAGGCGCTCCAAACGCTGAAGGACGGCGAAGCGCAGCAGCCGACGACGATTTTGCCGCCATCGGATGAAGCGATTGCTTCTCAGCAGGATATTGCCGATACGCTGCAAAAGGTCGATTTGCTTAAAAACCCGGTTGATGTGAAGACGATCTGGAGCGACGCTTTTGCGGACGCACTGAAATAATTCGGGGGCCGAAAGGAGAGAGCTATATTTTGCGAAAACCATCCTACAGCTTCTGGACATCCTCCTTCACGCCATGGCTGCTGCCGATTTTGCTGCTAATCGCCTGGCATGTGCTGACGGTTACGGGCATTATCGCCGCTAACGTTTTGCCGCAGCCGCTGCAGGTCATTGAGGAGCTGATCACTTCGATCAAGAGCGGCCAGCTGGCTGAAAATATTGCAATCAGCGCCCGTCGTGCCATACTGGGCTTTCTCATTGGCGGCGGAATCGGCTTCCTGCTGGGCCTTATTAACGGTTTTTCCTCAAGAGCGGAAATCGTGATGGATTCGTCGATTCAAATGCTGCGCAATGTGCCGCATTTGGCACTCATTCCGCTCGTTATTATTTGGTTCGGCATTGGCGAAGAGGTGAAGCTGCTGCTGGTCGCGCTGGGCGTCTTTTTCCCAATCTATCTCAACACCTTTCATGGCATTCGCTCGATTGATCGCGGACTGATTGAGATGGCGAAGGTGTATGGGCTGCGGGGCTTCGACTTGTATAAAGAAGTGATTTTGCCGGGAGCGCTGCCTTCGGTATTGGTCGGCGTCCGTTATTCGCTCGGCATTATGTGGCTGACGCTCATCGTGGCGGAGACGGTAGCAGCGAATTCCGGCATCGGCTACATGGCGATGAA
This genomic window contains:
- a CDS encoding ABC transporter substrate-binding protein, with product MKNRKRQWLGLSIAIILASLLAACGNTGGTTNTGAASASPAAASQSSSPAAEGRPDLSKVTLNIGQTGWENLKIGFKEAGLDDTPYKIEFSVFQGGNLQLEAMAGGHLDVALTSEIPPLFAAQAANGGNFKIIAIQKSSTLQQELLIPKGSTVKSVADLKGKKVAYVSSTTAHYFLLKMLEEAGLSWTDIEPVALSTSDGLSALIGGSVDALASYGNAIISGRQNGATTLASAQNILSGNFPIEANPAAIEDPGKHAAIADFLNRLNQYNEWIRANQEKWAGIVAENTKQPVEQALQTLKDGEAQQPTTILPPSDEAIASQQDIADTLQKVDLLKNPVDVKTIWSDAFADALK
- a CDS encoding ABC transporter permease subunit — protein: MRKPSYSFWTSSFTPWLLPILLLIAWHVLTVTGIIAANVLPQPLQVIEELITSIKSGQLAENIAISARRAILGFLIGGGIGFLLGLINGFSSRAEIVMDSSIQMLRNVPHLALIPLVIIWFGIGEEVKLLLVALGVFFPIYLNTFHGIRSIDRGLIEMAKVYGLRGFDLYKEVILPGALPSVLVGVRYSLGIMWLTLIVAETVAANSGIGYMAMNAREFMQLDVTVLSIIIYALLGKLSDSIAKILERRLLQWNPNYSRAKA